In Rhodamnia argentea isolate NSW1041297 chromosome 1, ASM2092103v1, whole genome shotgun sequence, the genomic window ttttcgtggtattaaccatttgTTCCATCTCGTCAATAATCAATTTGTGATTAGCCACGTGCGACGCACCACACTCACGCACAGCACCAAACCGAAGGACATGCAGAATCCCCAAAACACCCCCAACGCCCCGAGGAGAAAACCCCCAGCCATTGAAAGTTAGCAGCAGCCCAAGAAAGATTGGCGAAAGAGGTGTTAGGTGGTCAATCagttggaggaggaagaagaaggacagAGGATTTGCAATAGTATTAAACCCCTCACCTCGCACCCCATCTCTCACCTACTCTTTTCCCATCCTCAAATTTCACTCCCATTCTCATCTCCTTCCTCGGTGACACTCCGGCCATGGACTCCCACCACCAATTCGCCGAGAAATCCCAAGATAACGCCGCCCCCGAGGAGCACACCCACCAGCTCGCCGTCGTCCCCGCCGCCGCCCCTCCTCCCTTCGCCAccgcctccctctccctcttcgcCGCCGTCCAGCCCGCCACCCATTTCTTCCAGCAGCCCAAGATTGCGTCTTTGTTCGCCGCCGCCCAGCCCGCCAAGGCCCGAGTCCCCACCCAGGCCTCCTCCCTCGCCCACCTCTCCCTCTCCGCCTCCGCCGTCTCTCCTCCCAAGATCTCCTTCAAGTCCACCATCTCCGCCAACCCCCTCCAGAGCCCCCTCACCCTCGGCCCCCACCGCCCCCTCGACCCATCCGGCGCCGCCGGCCTCCGCCGCGCCTCCGTCGTCTGGTTCCGTAGCGACCTCCGCGTCCACGACAACGAGTGCCTCAATGCCGCCCATAATGAGTCCATGTCCGTCCTCAACGTCTACTGCTTCGACCCCCGCGACTACGGTAAGTCCTCGTCCGGCTTCGATAAGACCGGCCCCTACCGCGCCTCCTTCCTCCTCGAGTCCGTCTCCGACCTCCGCCGCAGCCTGCGGGACCGCGGATCGGAACTCGTGGTCAGGGTGGGCCGCCCCGAGGAGGTGCTCGCGGAGATGGCCAAGGCCGTTGGAGCCGAGGCTGTTTACGCCCACCGCGAGGTGTCGCGGGATGAGGTGAAGTCGGAGGAGCGGATCGAGGCCGCAATGAAGGAGGAAGGGGTAGAGGTCAAGTACTTCTGGGGGAGCACGCTGTTCCACGTCGACGACCTGCCGTTCAAGGTGGAGGACATGCCGACGAACTACGGCGGTTTCAAGGAGAGAGTGCAGGGGTTGGAGGTGAGGAAGACGATGGCTGCGTTGGACCAGCTGAAGGGATTACCCAAGAGGGGCGACGTGGAGCCCGGAGAGATGCCTTCCTTGACGGACTTGGGTGTGAATCCTAGTGCCTCCATGGCTCAGGTTTGTCTCTTTTGCTTAGGGAAATCGATCTCATTTCGGTAATTCCAAGTACGATTAGATACGTTGACAGGTTCGTTGAGATTGATCTTGGCCTCTGCATAGCATAGTGTAGCGTTCCTCGAGCAGTCCATTTGAGTAGATTCTGTCTTTGAGATGCCTAGTTTGAACAGGTCGAAGCTGGTAATGTTTCACCGAGTGAAGTAGACGGGTCCGATGCAAAATTTGGTTGGATCTTCTGGAGGTTGCTTTGTATGATTATCTAATTCGAGCTTGAGCATTTTGTCTTTTCTTATGTGATCTTGCGCCGTCTACCTGGAGGAAAGATGTAACAGAAATCAAGAGCGAAGCTTAACTACAGTGCTTGTTAGTTTTTTATTGTTCAATCTCTGAACTTGTGGTATTAGTATTTCATGGATCATTTGGTAATCACTAGAGCGAATtggttatatttgattttggttttttgggtAACAGCATGATGGCCGCTTTTTTCATGTATGCAGGACGGTAAGGCGCCTTCTATTGTAGGAGGTGAGGCCGAAGCTCTTCAGAGGCTCAAAAAATTTGCCGCCGAGTGCCAGGCACAGCCAAACAAGGGGACCAACAATGATAACATCTATGGAGCCAACTTTTCTTGCAAGATCTCGCCGTGGCTTACCAATGGATGTATCTCTCCTCGTGCCATGTTTGAGGAGCTAAAGAAAACTGCCTCCAAGTGAGCTTCTAACCAGATTAAATTCTTGTCTCGTTTGGCTGTCTTAGGTCAGATAAATCTCAGTGATATGAGGAGTACTCATTGCAATTGAATCACTTGATTGACAGCGTAATCTCTGCTGCCTCCAAGAACGACGACGGTGGCTCATCTAGCACTGGATCTAACTGGTTGATGTATGAGTTGTTGTGGAGGGATTTCTTCAGGTAACAATCTTGGAAGATCTCAATTCTAGTCTAGACTGAGTTGTGCCATAGATCCTGAACCAGCCATTTTTTAATGCTTCTGGGAAGGGAAACTTATGACCAAAAGGTCGTAACTTTACACTTACCGTCTTACTGAAATTGTTCAATTACTGGGTTACTTTCAGATTCATCACCAAGAAATACAGTTCGCCAGTGAAACAGGGGGCTCCGGCTTGCACTGGTGCTCTTGTTTGAGCAGAGAAAGCATCGTGAGAGGTTGAGATGACGATCTGTTGGGGGATTAAAAGGTTTTTATGCTATAGCTAATGCGAGCTGTAGCTCTTAGATGAATTTGAGCAGGCTTCTACGAGAtaggtggtggtggttgttgTTGTATCTTGCTGCAAATAAACTGGTGGAAACATGAAATCATTTCCCTTTAATAGATGGCCGGCGTGAGCCCGAAAGTTTCCTATATGTCCGTGTCTTTCATTTTGTGTCGACAGAGCAGACAGAGCAGAAACAGAGCCCCTGGTTCTGCTGTGCTTTTCTTATCTTTCCCAGGTTATAGATCCATACTGTGAAAAACATTTGTGCTTCACTTCAAGATCTGTCTATTTATTAGCCTTTGCTAAATGATAAATTCTTCGCTTCACGTTATTACAAAGGAAGATGATCATAATAATGGATTTCGAGACTGCGACTGTTCTGTCATTGAGACTTGTAATGTAACCTGCTCAGGGGCTTGAATTGGAAGAGATGAGGTATCCTTTTTTCCATGCTAGAAGCTGCAATCCGATTCCAAACAAAAACGAAAACTTCGGTTTACCGACGAATCTAGGAGGGTTGCTTTGTTAGTCTCGCCGTGCGGAGGCACCCGCTAAACGATACCGTGGTGGTGCTCTGGGGAGGTGTGGATGCCCGAGCGATTCAGGGACTACTCAAGTCTTGATGAAAACCTGTGTCGTCCACCGGTGCGTTAATAATTCCAGAACTCAAGATGCAATATCATTTTAGTAGGCATTGTACGTTCGGTTTGCAGATCCGTTATGGGATTCAAAAACGGGGCTCTGTGCATTACACAGAATCGGATGGTTCGAGGCATCGTGTGGGATTGAAGCACGGCACGAACTCGAAACGCTTGCCCACCGGTCGCAAAAACCACGTGCAATGGTCACTCTGTCCCACGCCGAGGACGAGGGGTTCCGCTTTTGATCCGGGCCATCCACAATTGAGCCTCTCGCCCTTCAACGAGAAGGGCAGGGCAGGGCAGGTCCCTTAGTCTGATGTTTAGTATTTTGATTCGAACAGTCATGATGTCCAAAATGATCTTATGTTTGGACTGCTCTTCTTTAAACACATTTTGCTTTTTCTGCAGAATttcgaaatgaaaaaagaaacttattttgaagaatgaaaatgtgattttaaaaaaatccaagtgaCTTGTCCACAATTACATGTTTCCAAAggtttcaaattattttgacgttgtcaaaaatttttttttgggggatcGAAACGTCGTCAAATCAAATGCCACAATGTAAgaaaaaaaagcgaaaatcaCCCGTTTGTTCGGATTTAAGCCAACCAAATAAAATCCCATTATAATTTCCCAACAAAGTAAAACATACTTTTCGATTGTGAAAAAAGATACGAATAAATTTAGAGCGCCTTGAAAATTTAAAGATAGGTACTTTTAAGACGCGTGTCCCCTTTAAacgcaaaaaagaaagagtaaaaTTTGAATGAACATCCTTTCTCATTGATGATGAAATGACTTCTGGGGTAAATTACTCTTGGTACTCGTAATTTGCGAAGATGGGCTGTGACTTTTCCTAAGAGTAGTTCGAGTTTAGATAGGTTTGCACTGGAAATGAGGATGCCTTCGTTGCAAATGGTGGAATTAATACTAAATAGATTCTAGTTGGACCAACTTGGACAGGCAGGCATCATCGATCGATAATTTGTCTGAATATTAAGGGTTCGCCTTTTCAGTCCTTGTTTTGTGCGAG contains:
- the LOC115750205 gene encoding blue-light photoreceptor PHR2, producing MDSHHQFAEKSQDNAAPEEHTHQLAVVPAAAPPPFATASLSLFAAVQPATHFFQQPKIASLFAAAQPAKARVPTQASSLAHLSLSASAVSPPKISFKSTISANPLQSPLTLGPHRPLDPSGAAGLRRASVVWFRSDLRVHDNECLNAAHNESMSVLNVYCFDPRDYGKSSSGFDKTGPYRASFLLESVSDLRRSLRDRGSELVVRVGRPEEVLAEMAKAVGAEAVYAHREVSRDEVKSEERIEAAMKEEGVEVKYFWGSTLFHVDDLPFKVEDMPTNYGGFKERVQGLEVRKTMAALDQLKGLPKRGDVEPGEMPSLTDLGVNPSASMAQDGKAPSIVGGEAEALQRLKKFAAECQAQPNKGTNNDNIYGANFSCKISPWLTNGCISPRAMFEELKKTASNVISAASKNDDGGSSSTGSNWLMYELLWRDFFRFITKKYSSPVKQGAPACTGALV